One genomic region from Actinocatenispora thailandica encodes:
- a CDS encoding glutamate decarboxylase yields MCAAQRKDGGPTHPDGQVDRVGARDSGSSEEDLFATSVMVHPAPKEQFPTSERGPRQVYQLIRDELMLDGTSRMNLATFCTTWLEPEARLLMTESMDKNIVDKDEYPQTAELERRCVQMLAHLFGAPDPAHAAGTSTVGSSEAAMLCGLAAKWRWRKRRQAAGQDHSRPNFVCGPVQVCWEKLARYFDIEMRQVPMPPGHLMTPEAAVEQCDENTIMVVPTFGQTFTGLFEDVAGISAALDDLQARTGLDVPIHVDGASGAFVAAFCAPDLRWDFRLPRVKSMNASGHKTGLAPVGSGWALWREAADLPQELVFNVNYLGGEMPTVGLNFSRPGGQVITSYFNFVRLGRSGYTKVQSAAYEVARHVAAGVERLGLFDLVYDGDPHRGIPAVTWRLPPGDHPFDLFELADELRTRGWLVPAYTLPPDQQDVAVQRVVVRHGLSVDMADLLLADLGRAVERLSHPGRPTERSAAGASGFNHSATAAVRTADLR; encoded by the coding sequence ATGTGTGCAGCGCAGCGCAAGGACGGTGGCCCGACGCACCCGGACGGACAGGTCGACCGGGTGGGGGCGCGGGACAGCGGGAGCAGTGAGGAGGACCTGTTCGCCACCTCGGTGATGGTCCACCCGGCGCCGAAGGAGCAGTTCCCGACGTCCGAACGCGGACCTCGCCAGGTCTACCAGCTGATCCGGGACGAGCTGATGCTCGACGGCACGTCCCGGATGAACCTGGCGACGTTCTGCACCACCTGGCTGGAGCCCGAGGCCCGGTTGCTGATGACCGAGTCGATGGACAAGAACATCGTGGACAAGGACGAGTACCCGCAGACCGCCGAGCTGGAGCGGCGCTGCGTGCAGATGCTCGCCCACCTGTTCGGCGCGCCGGACCCGGCGCACGCCGCCGGTACGTCCACGGTCGGGTCCTCGGAGGCGGCGATGCTCTGCGGGCTGGCGGCGAAGTGGCGCTGGCGCAAGCGGCGTCAGGCCGCCGGGCAGGACCACTCGCGGCCGAACTTCGTCTGCGGCCCGGTCCAGGTCTGTTGGGAGAAGCTGGCCCGCTACTTCGACATCGAGATGCGCCAGGTGCCGATGCCGCCGGGGCACCTGATGACGCCCGAGGCGGCGGTGGAACAGTGCGACGAGAACACGATCATGGTGGTACCGACGTTCGGGCAGACGTTCACCGGCCTGTTCGAGGACGTCGCCGGGATCTCGGCCGCGCTGGACGACCTCCAGGCGCGTACCGGCCTGGACGTGCCGATCCACGTGGACGGGGCGAGCGGCGCGTTCGTCGCCGCGTTCTGCGCGCCGGACCTGCGCTGGGACTTCCGGCTGCCGCGGGTGAAGTCGATGAACGCCTCCGGGCACAAGACGGGGCTGGCGCCGGTCGGCAGCGGCTGGGCGCTCTGGCGCGAGGCGGCCGACCTGCCGCAGGAACTCGTCTTCAACGTCAACTACCTCGGTGGTGAGATGCCCACCGTCGGCCTGAACTTCTCCCGCCCCGGTGGCCAGGTCATCACCTCGTACTTCAACTTCGTCCGGCTGGGCCGGTCCGGCTACACCAAGGTGCAGTCCGCCGCCTACGAGGTGGCCCGGCACGTGGCGGCCGGAGTCGAGCGGCTCGGTCTCTTCGACCTGGTGTACGACGGGGACCCGCACCGCGGCATCCCGGCGGTGACGTGGCGGCTGCCTCCGGGTGACCACCCGTTCGACCTGTTCGAGCTGGCCGACGAGCTGCGCACCCGCGGCTGGCTCGTCCCGGCGTACACGCTGCCGCCGGACCAGCAGGACGTGGCGGTCCAGCGGGTCGTGGTGCGGCACGGTCTGTCGGTCGACATGGCCGACCTGCTGCTCGCCGACCTGGGGCGGGCGGTCGAGCGGCTGTCGCATCCGGGGCGGCCGACCGAACGGTCCGCGGCGGGCGCGAGCGGCTTCAACCACAGCGCCACCGCGGCGGTGCGCACCGCGGACCTGCGCTGA
- a CDS encoding glycoside hydrolase family 16 protein produces the protein MRIPRRRVVLAAAMLGTVLAAATAPAADAAPVRPHTTTFADDFDGAAGSAPDGSKWIHEIGDNGGNNHELEYYTDSTSNAALDGNGNLVITARRENPANYTCWYGSCQYTSARLNTSQSFSQAYGHFEARIKIPAGQGMWPAFWALGDNIGSAGWPGCGELDIMENVGFEPGTVHGTMHGPGYSGAAGPGAAYSLPNGQAFADGFHTFAIDWSPNQVVWSVDGNAYETRTPADTNGNPWVFDHPFFLILNLAVGGDWPGNPDGNTAFPARMVVDYVHASSADSAAQLRAARHAQPDRH, from the coding sequence ATGCGCATCCCCCGACGCCGCGTCGTGCTGGCCGCCGCCATGCTGGGTACCGTGCTCGCCGCCGCGACCGCACCCGCCGCCGACGCCGCACCGGTACGGCCGCACACCACCACGTTCGCCGACGACTTCGACGGCGCCGCCGGCAGCGCACCGGACGGCAGCAAGTGGATCCACGAGATCGGCGACAACGGCGGCAACAACCACGAGCTGGAGTACTACACCGACTCGACGTCCAACGCCGCGCTGGACGGCAACGGCAACCTCGTCATCACCGCGCGCAGGGAGAACCCGGCCAACTACACCTGCTGGTACGGCAGCTGCCAGTACACCTCCGCCCGGCTCAACACGTCGCAGTCGTTCAGCCAGGCGTACGGGCACTTCGAGGCGCGGATCAAGATCCCCGCCGGGCAGGGTATGTGGCCGGCGTTCTGGGCGCTCGGCGACAACATCGGCTCGGCCGGCTGGCCCGGCTGCGGCGAGCTGGACATCATGGAGAACGTCGGGTTCGAGCCCGGCACGGTGCACGGCACCATGCACGGCCCGGGGTACTCGGGTGCCGCCGGCCCCGGTGCCGCCTACTCGCTGCCGAACGGGCAGGCGTTCGCCGACGGCTTCCACACCTTCGCCATCGACTGGTCGCCGAACCAGGTCGTCTGGTCGGTCGACGGCAACGCGTACGAGACCCGGACGCCGGCCGACACCAACGGCAACCCGTGGGTGTTCGACCACCCGTTCTTCCTGATTCTCAACCTCGCGGTCGGCGGCGACTGGCCGGGCAACCCGGACGGCAACACCGCGTTCCCGGCCCGGATGGTCGTCGACTACGTGCACGCCAGCTCCGCGGACAGTGCCGCCCAGCTCCGCGCCGCGCGGCACGCGCAGCCGGATCGACACTGA
- a CDS encoding Bax inhibitor-1/YccA family membrane protein, which produces MRSSNPMLNRMLRSAVRDRVPAGGAPQYSQQGGYAPQYGQQGYAQPGYGQPQYGEPQYGQGGYGQYGTQTPYPLTPGAVAPEVRPMTMDDVVIRTLGLIGLTGVVAALSWVLLPSAGPLAGVLLAVAAIATLGIALFSWFRPITNPAVIAVYAVAQGLLLGTVSRVFESFYPGIVLQAVVGTFAIFAGMTVLYKFRVLRATPKFTKFVIGALIGVLVLGLFNGLMSAFGHNPGLIQYTVTGKVSWLPIVFSLVCIVVGALTFVLDFAAVEEGIRAGAPQKYAWYCAFGLLVGLIFLYWQILRMLGYLRR; this is translated from the coding sequence TTGAGGAGCTCCAACCCGATGCTCAACCGCATGCTGCGCAGCGCGGTGCGGGACAGGGTGCCGGCCGGCGGCGCCCCGCAGTACAGCCAGCAGGGCGGCTACGCCCCGCAGTACGGCCAGCAGGGCTACGCGCAGCCGGGTTACGGCCAGCCGCAGTACGGCGAGCCGCAGTACGGCCAGGGCGGCTACGGGCAGTACGGGACGCAGACCCCGTACCCGCTGACGCCCGGCGCGGTGGCGCCCGAGGTTCGGCCGATGACCATGGACGACGTGGTGATCCGCACCCTCGGCCTGATCGGGCTGACCGGGGTGGTCGCCGCGCTCAGCTGGGTGCTGCTGCCGTCCGCCGGGCCGCTCGCCGGGGTGCTGCTCGCGGTCGCCGCGATCGCCACCCTCGGCATCGCGCTGTTCTCCTGGTTCCGGCCCATCACCAACCCGGCCGTCATCGCGGTGTACGCGGTGGCGCAGGGGCTGCTGCTGGGCACCGTCAGCCGGGTGTTCGAGAGCTTCTACCCGGGCATCGTGCTGCAGGCGGTCGTCGGCACGTTCGCGATCTTCGCCGGCATGACGGTGCTGTACAAGTTCCGGGTGCTGCGGGCGACGCCGAAGTTCACCAAGTTCGTCATCGGTGCGCTGATCGGCGTCCTGGTGCTCGGGCTGTTCAACGGTCTGATGAGCGCGTTCGGGCACAACCCCGGCCTGATCCAGTACACCGTGACCGGCAAGGTCAGCTGGCTGCCGATCGTGTTCAGCCTGGTCTGCATCGTGGTCGGCGCGCTGACGTTCGTGCTCGACTTCGCCGCCGTCGAGGAGGGCATCCGGGCCGGCGCGCCGCAGAAGTACGCCTGGTACTGCGCGTTCGGCCTGCTGGTCGGCCTGATCTTCCTGTACTGGCAGATCCTGCGGATGCTCGGCTACCTGCGCCGGTGA
- a CDS encoding acetyl-CoA C-acetyltransferase has protein sequence MAEAVIVATARSPIGRAGKGSLREVRPDDLAASIVRAALDKVPELDPTTIDDLYLGCGLPGGEQGFNMARVVATLLGYDTLPGATITRYCASSLQTTRMAFHAIKAGEGDVFVSAGVECVSRYARGNSDALPEEAQALVGGGWQNPKFAAARERSVTRAGGQQPAWTDPRDDGVLPDVYLAMGQTAENLAEVYDVSRAAMDEFGVRSQNLAEKAIASGFWAREITPVTLPDGTVVSADDGPRAGTTLEGVAGLKPVFRPDGRVTAGNCCPLNDGAAAVVVMSDARAAELGLRPLARIVSTGVSALSPEIMGLGPVEASRQALARAGMTIDDIDLVEINEAFAAQVIPSYQQLGIPLEKLNVSGGAIAVGHPFGMTGARITGTLLNNLDWHGKRFGLETMCVGGGQGMAMIIERL, from the coding sequence ATGGCTGAAGCAGTGATTGTGGCGACGGCGCGGTCGCCGATCGGGCGGGCGGGCAAGGGTTCGCTGCGCGAGGTGCGGCCCGACGACCTGGCCGCGTCCATCGTCCGTGCCGCGCTCGACAAGGTGCCCGAGCTCGACCCGACCACCATCGACGACCTGTACCTGGGCTGCGGCCTGCCCGGCGGCGAGCAGGGCTTCAACATGGCCCGGGTGGTCGCCACCCTGCTCGGCTACGACACGCTGCCCGGCGCGACGATCACCCGGTACTGCGCGTCCTCGTTGCAGACCACCCGGATGGCGTTCCACGCGATCAAGGCCGGCGAGGGCGACGTGTTCGTGTCGGCCGGCGTCGAGTGCGTCTCCCGGTACGCCCGGGGCAACTCCGACGCGCTGCCCGAGGAGGCGCAGGCGCTGGTGGGCGGCGGCTGGCAGAACCCGAAGTTCGCCGCCGCCCGGGAACGCTCGGTCACCCGCGCCGGCGGCCAGCAGCCGGCCTGGACCGACCCGCGGGACGATGGCGTGTTGCCTGACGTCTACCTGGCGATGGGCCAGACCGCGGAGAACCTCGCCGAGGTGTACGACGTGAGCCGGGCCGCGATGGACGAGTTCGGGGTGCGCAGCCAGAACCTCGCCGAGAAGGCGATCGCGAGCGGCTTCTGGGCCCGCGAGATCACCCCGGTGACGCTGCCCGACGGTACCGTCGTGTCGGCCGACGACGGTCCGCGCGCCGGCACCACGCTGGAGGGCGTGGCCGGCCTCAAGCCGGTGTTCCGGCCGGACGGGCGGGTCACCGCCGGCAACTGCTGCCCGCTCAACGACGGCGCCGCCGCGGTCGTCGTGATGAGCGACGCCAGGGCCGCCGAGCTGGGGCTGCGGCCGCTGGCGCGGATCGTGTCCACCGGGGTGTCCGCGCTGTCGCCGGAGATCATGGGGTTGGGCCCGGTCGAGGCGTCCCGGCAGGCGCTCGCCCGCGCCGGCATGACCATCGACGACATCGACCTGGTGGAGATCAACGAGGCGTTCGCCGCCCAGGTCATCCCGTCGTACCAGCAGCTCGGCATCCCGCTGGAGAAGCTGAACGTGTCCGGTGGCGCGATCGCCGTGGGGCACCCGTTCGGGATGACCGGGGCACGCATCACCGGAACGCTGTTGAACAACCTGGACTGGCACGGGAAGCGGTTCGGGTTGGAGACGATGTGCGTCGGTGGCGGGCAGGGCATGGCCATGATCATCGAGCGGCTCTGA
- a CDS encoding SGNH/GDSL hydrolase family protein — MKAGQIVRFAGRGVLLSTAGLVLMSAGLLAVEAGLALGRRYGQPAIGPGMRATFGPPHAPVLKLAMLGDSTAAGVGVHRVDETVGGQLATRLADTGVRVALTSAAVSGSRTADLDPQVSRTLLVDPPDLAVILVGSADVVHLTAPSRAAAELTAAVTRLRAAGIAVVVGTCPDLGACRGIGQPLRELVGLAAQRLAQAQVSATRAADGIPVDLAAAVGPLFRADRGMLSPDGFHPSGDGYRIWAHALYPAVAALHGSTY, encoded by the coding sequence ATGAAGGCTGGCCAGATCGTCCGTTTCGCCGGTCGGGGCGTGCTGCTGTCCACCGCCGGTCTCGTCCTGATGTCCGCCGGGTTGCTCGCCGTCGAGGCCGGGCTGGCCCTCGGCCGGCGGTACGGGCAGCCGGCGATCGGGCCGGGCATGCGGGCCACGTTCGGGCCGCCGCACGCACCGGTGCTGAAACTGGCCATGCTGGGCGATTCCACCGCGGCCGGGGTCGGCGTGCACCGGGTGGACGAGACGGTCGGCGGCCAGCTCGCGACGCGACTGGCCGACACCGGCGTACGGGTCGCGCTGACCAGCGCCGCGGTCTCCGGTTCCCGCACCGCCGACCTGGACCCGCAGGTGTCGCGCACCCTGCTGGTCGACCCGCCGGATCTGGCGGTGATCCTGGTCGGCAGCGCCGACGTGGTGCACCTGACCGCGCCGAGCCGGGCCGCCGCCGAACTGACCGCCGCGGTCACCAGGCTCCGCGCCGCGGGCATCGCCGTCGTCGTCGGTACCTGCCCCGATCTGGGTGCCTGCCGCGGCATCGGGCAACCGCTCCGGGAGCTGGTCGGGCTCGCCGCGCAGCGTCTGGCGCAGGCCCAGGTGTCCGCGACGCGCGCCGCCGACGGCATCCCGGTCGACCTGGCCGCCGCGGTGGGTCCGCTGTTCCGCGCCGACCGGGGCATGTTGAGCCCGGACGGGTTCCACCCGTCCGGCGACGGCTACCGGATCTGGGCACACGCGCTGTACCCGGCGGTCGCGGCGCTGCACGGCTCGACGTACTGA
- a CDS encoding SGNH/GDSL hydrolase family protein has product MSRASRARRIALAAAYGGGGLGLLGAAATGLLVGEVQLAKWTIKVPDGPVPECDGEYGTRFAADGVAPLTVAVLGDSTAAGMGAELPRQTPGALLANGLADILRRPVRLHCFAVVGALTADLYPQLNLALEVRPDVAVVLVGANDVTHLVRPPVSVRHLSRVVGQLGAAGARVVVGTCPDLGTIRPIRQPLRWICRRWSRELAAAQTIAVVEAGGRTVSLGDLLGPEFLASPEELFSADHFHPSPAGYAKATAALLPTVASVCGGLGEPAEERLTAAMLRSLPHAAVAAADRAGTEVSAAGPSLAGGRWAQLRRRVRLLAARPTDPHPPGTMVPEPTAEA; this is encoded by the coding sequence ATGAGCCGTGCGTCCCGGGCCCGTCGCATTGCCCTCGCCGCCGCGTACGGGGGCGGCGGTCTCGGGCTGCTCGGCGCGGCGGCCACCGGCTTGCTGGTCGGCGAGGTGCAGCTGGCGAAGTGGACGATCAAGGTGCCGGACGGGCCGGTCCCGGAGTGCGACGGGGAGTACGGGACGCGGTTCGCCGCCGACGGGGTCGCGCCGCTGACCGTCGCCGTGCTCGGCGACTCCACCGCCGCCGGGATGGGCGCCGAACTGCCCCGCCAGACACCCGGCGCGCTGCTGGCCAACGGCCTGGCCGACATCCTGCGCCGGCCGGTCCGGCTGCACTGCTTCGCGGTCGTCGGCGCCCTCACCGCCGATCTGTACCCGCAGCTCAACCTGGCGCTGGAGGTGCGGCCCGACGTGGCGGTGGTGCTGGTCGGCGCGAACGACGTGACCCATCTGGTCCGGCCGCCGGTGTCGGTGCGGCACCTGTCCCGCGTCGTCGGCCAGCTCGGCGCGGCCGGCGCCCGCGTCGTGGTCGGTACCTGCCCGGACCTGGGTACGATCCGGCCGATCCGGCAGCCGTTGCGGTGGATCTGCCGCCGGTGGAGCCGCGAGCTGGCCGCGGCGCAGACGATCGCCGTGGTGGAGGCGGGTGGGCGCACCGTGTCGCTCGGTGACCTGCTCGGGCCCGAGTTCCTGGCCTCCCCGGAGGAGCTGTTCAGCGCCGACCACTTCCACCCGTCGCCCGCCGGGTACGCGAAGGCGACCGCGGCGCTGCTGCCGACCGTCGCGTCGGTCTGCGGCGGGCTGGGCGAGCCGGCCGAGGAGAGGCTGACGGCGGCCATGCTCCGGTCGCTGCCGCACGCCGCGGTGGCCGCGGCGGACCGGGCCGGTACCGAGGTCAGCGCGGCCGGGCCCAGCCTGGCCGGCGGCCGGTGGGCGCAACTACGCCGTCGGGTGCGTTTGCTCGCCGCCCGCCCCACCGACCCGCATCCACCCGGGACAATGGTGCCGGAGCCCACCGCGGAGGCCTGA
- a CDS encoding PPOX class F420-dependent oxidoreductase — MDLDEARAVVREQHHAVLATMKQDGTPQLSPVTVGVDGAGLIVVSTRQTAYKTRNLRRDPRTYLCVLPDGFFGRWIQITGTAEIVELPDAMEPLVDYYRRTAGEHPDWDEYRAAMVQQRRVLVRITPLSAGPDRQG; from the coding sequence ATGGATCTCGACGAGGCACGTGCCGTGGTGCGCGAACAGCACCACGCGGTACTGGCAACCATGAAGCAGGACGGCACCCCGCAGCTGAGCCCGGTGACCGTGGGCGTCGACGGCGCCGGGCTGATCGTCGTCAGCACCCGGCAGACCGCGTACAAGACGAGGAACCTGCGGCGTGATCCGCGCACCTACCTGTGCGTGCTGCCGGACGGCTTCTTCGGCCGGTGGATCCAGATCACCGGTACCGCGGAGATCGTGGAGCTGCCGGACGCGATGGAACCGCTCGTCGACTACTACCGCCGGACCGCCGGCGAACACCCCGACTGGGACGAGTACCGGGCGGCGATGGTGCAGCAGCGCCGGGTGCTGGTGCGGATCACCCCGCTGTCGGCGGGACCCGACCGGCAGGGCTGA
- a CDS encoding YkvA family protein — protein sequence MAGSGAQRRYNGFRALGRALLARGGASLPRRIGALPRLFRARMRGEYDGLTAGRLAAMVVALVYVISPIDLVPEAFLLVFGLADDGVAVLWLAGALLDEGERFLSWERSRAESAARQPGPPPGAAGPQYGQPYPGGAAGPGAGGPGAGYPGGGYPGAQPGGPGHAGQQPPAGEEQTPTGGRYAAEARFGPAPGDGSRSGRSGVNAETR from the coding sequence ATGGCCGGTAGTGGTGCACAGCGCAGGTACAACGGGTTCCGGGCGTTGGGCCGGGCCCTGCTCGCCCGGGGCGGGGCGAGCCTGCCCCGGCGGATCGGCGCGCTGCCGCGGCTGTTCCGGGCCCGGATGCGCGGCGAGTACGACGGGCTGACCGCCGGCCGGCTGGCCGCCATGGTGGTCGCGCTGGTCTACGTCATCTCGCCGATCGATCTGGTACCGGAGGCGTTCCTGCTGGTGTTCGGCCTGGCCGACGACGGCGTCGCGGTGCTGTGGCTGGCCGGTGCGCTGCTCGACGAGGGCGAACGGTTCCTGTCCTGGGAGCGTTCCCGCGCCGAGTCGGCTGCCCGGCAGCCCGGCCCGCCGCCCGGTGCGGCCGGCCCGCAGTACGGCCAGCCGTACCCGGGCGGTGCCGCTGGGCCGGGCGCCGGTGGGCCGGGTGCCGGGTACCCGGGTGGCGGGTACCCGGGTGCGCAGCCCGGCGGTCCCGGCCACGCCGGGCAGCAGCCGCCGGCGGGCGAGGAGCAGACGCCGACCGGTGGCCGGTACGCCGCGGAGGCGCGGTTCGGCCCGGCGCCGGGTGACGGATCGCGGTCCGGCAGGTCCGGGGTCAACGCCGAGACCCGGTGA
- a CDS encoding cytochrome b N-terminal domain-containing protein, with translation MIEVQRRSVAPAAADWADRRLAGAGPLRRVFNKVFPDHWSFMLGEIALYSFLVLLLTGTFLALFFTPSSAEVVYHGSYLPLRGVRMSAAYASSLDLSFDVRGGLILRQLHHWAALLFMASIVVHMLRTFFTGAFRRPRELNWMVGFLLFWLGFTEGLLGYSLPDDALSGTGLRIVDAIIMSIPMVGSWISFSLFGGEFPGTVILERFYILHVFLVPGIILALIALHLALLVKQKHTQWPGPGRTEHNVVGHRMFPGFAARGGGFFMIVFGVLALFGGLIQINPIWLFGPYQAAVVSSASQPDWYVMFLDGSVRLFPAWELRFSLLGHGYTVPAVFFAGVPPLVGMLLGGLLYPFLEQRFTRDRAHHNLLQRPRDVPARTGLGAMAVTFWLVLTLSAGNDVIADKFHVSLNAMTWAGRIGLLLLPPLAYWLAHRLCLGLQQHDREVLAHGVETGIIKRLPDGAFVEVHQPLSDGDEPLPYRGWVVPKKPNRIGVLDPPVKGFFVPVAPAADDLPAAGDEEPAARLTGSRR, from the coding sequence ATGATAGAAGTTCAGCGCCGATCCGTGGCGCCTGCTGCCGCCGACTGGGCGGACCGGCGGCTGGCCGGGGCAGGGCCGCTGCGCAGGGTGTTCAACAAGGTCTTCCCGGACCACTGGTCGTTCATGCTCGGCGAGATCGCGCTCTACTCCTTCCTCGTCCTGCTGCTCACCGGCACCTTCCTCGCGCTCTTCTTCACCCCGTCGTCGGCCGAGGTCGTCTACCACGGCTCGTACCTGCCGCTGCGCGGGGTGCGGATGTCCGCCGCCTACGCGTCCTCGCTCGACCTGTCGTTCGACGTGCGCGGCGGGCTGATCCTGCGACAGCTGCACCACTGGGCGGCGCTGCTGTTCATGGCCTCCATCGTGGTGCACATGCTGCGCACCTTCTTCACCGGCGCGTTCCGCCGACCGCGCGAGCTGAACTGGATGGTCGGGTTCCTGCTGTTCTGGCTGGGCTTCACCGAGGGGCTGCTCGGCTACTCGCTGCCCGACGACGCGCTGTCCGGCACCGGGCTGCGCATCGTCGACGCGATCATCATGTCGATCCCGATGGTCGGTAGCTGGATCTCGTTCTCGCTGTTCGGCGGGGAGTTCCCCGGCACGGTGATCCTGGAACGGTTCTACATCCTGCACGTCTTCCTGGTACCCGGCATCATTCTCGCCCTGATCGCGCTGCACCTGGCGCTGCTGGTCAAGCAGAAGCACACCCAGTGGCCGGGCCCGGGGCGGACCGAACACAACGTGGTCGGGCACCGGATGTTCCCCGGCTTCGCGGCCCGGGGCGGCGGCTTCTTCATGATCGTGTTCGGGGTGCTCGCGCTGTTCGGCGGGCTGATCCAGATCAACCCCATCTGGCTGTTCGGGCCGTACCAGGCAGCGGTCGTCTCGTCCGCCTCGCAGCCCGACTGGTACGTGATGTTCCTGGACGGCTCGGTACGCCTGTTCCCCGCCTGGGAGCTGCGGTTCTCGCTGCTCGGCCACGGCTACACGGTGCCCGCGGTGTTCTTCGCCGGGGTCCCACCGCTGGTCGGGATGCTGCTCGGCGGGCTGCTCTACCCGTTCCTGGAACAGCGGTTCACCCGCGACCGGGCCCACCACAACCTGCTGCAGCGACCCCGCGACGTACCGGCCCGCACCGGTCTGGGCGCGATGGCGGTGACGTTCTGGCTGGTCCTGACGCTGTCCGCGGGCAACGACGTGATCGCCGACAAGTTCCACGTCAGCCTCAACGCGATGACCTGGGCCGGCCGGATCGGGCTGCTCCTGCTGCCGCCCCTGGCGTACTGGCTCGCGCACCGGCTCTGCCTCGGGCTGCAGCAGCACGACCGGGAGGTTCTTGCGCACGGCGTGGAGACCGGCATCATCAAGCGGCTGCCCGACGGCGCCTTCGTCGAGGTGCACCAGCCGCTGTCGGACGGCGACGAACCGTTGCCGTACCGCGGCTGGGTGGTGCCGAAGAAGCCGAACCGGATCGGCGTCCTCGACCCGCCGGTGAAGGGCTTCTTCGTCCCGGTCGCACCGGCGGCGGACGACCTCCCGGCGGCGGGCGACGAGGAGCCCGCCGCCCGGCTCACCGGGTCTCGGCGTTGA
- a CDS encoding cystathionine beta-synthase encodes MRYYDSVVDLIGDTPLVRLRNVIGARTRATVLAKVEYFNPGGSVKDRIAVRMIDAAEASGELKPGGTIVEPTSGNTGVGLAIVAQQRGYDCVFVCPDKVSEDKINVLRAYGARVEVCPTAVAPEDPRSYYNVSDRLVREIPNAWKPDQYSNPNNPRSHYETTGPELWEQTEGRITHFVAGIGTGGTISGTGRYLKEISHGAVRVIGADPEGSVYSGGTGRPYLVEGVGEDFWPDAYDRSVCDEIVAVSDSDSFEMTRRLAREEGLLVGGSCGMAAAAAVRVAEAAGPDDLVVVLLPDGGRGYLSKIFNDGWMSRYGFLATGGETATVGDALAGKRGTLPELVHVHPTETLRDAIDILREYGVSQMPVVKAEPPVVTAEVVGSVKERDLLDAVFTGKAHLHDPIEGHMSAALPMIGAGQPVGEAIALLEHEDAALVLVDGKPKGVLTRQDLLAYLSTA; translated from the coding sequence GTGCGGTACTACGACTCTGTCGTCGACCTGATCGGCGACACTCCGCTGGTCCGGCTGCGCAACGTGATCGGCGCGCGCACCCGGGCCACCGTGCTGGCCAAGGTCGAATACTTCAATCCGGGCGGCAGCGTCAAGGACCGCATCGCGGTCCGGATGATCGACGCCGCCGAAGCGTCCGGCGAGCTCAAACCCGGCGGCACCATCGTCGAGCCGACCAGCGGAAACACCGGCGTGGGGCTGGCCATCGTGGCGCAGCAGCGCGGCTACGACTGCGTGTTCGTCTGCCCCGACAAGGTCAGCGAGGACAAGATCAACGTCCTGCGGGCGTACGGGGCACGCGTCGAGGTCTGCCCGACCGCCGTCGCGCCGGAGGACCCGCGCTCCTACTACAACGTCTCCGACCGGCTGGTGCGCGAGATCCCCAACGCGTGGAAGCCCGACCAGTACTCCAACCCGAACAACCCGCGCTCGCACTACGAGACGACCGGGCCCGAGCTGTGGGAGCAGACCGAGGGGCGGATCACCCACTTCGTCGCCGGCATCGGCACCGGCGGCACCATCTCCGGTACCGGCCGGTACCTCAAGGAGATCTCCCACGGCGCGGTGCGGGTGATCGGCGCCGACCCCGAGGGCTCCGTCTACTCCGGTGGCACCGGCCGGCCGTACCTCGTCGAGGGGGTCGGCGAGGACTTCTGGCCGGACGCGTACGACCGGAGCGTGTGCGACGAGATCGTCGCGGTCTCCGACTCCGACTCGTTCGAGATGACCCGCCGGCTGGCCCGCGAGGAGGGGCTGCTGGTCGGTGGCTCCTGCGGGATGGCCGCCGCCGCGGCGGTCCGGGTCGCCGAGGCGGCCGGCCCGGACGATCTCGTCGTGGTGCTGCTGCCGGACGGCGGCCGCGGCTACCTGTCGAAGATCTTCAACGACGGCTGGATGTCCCGGTACGGGTTCCTCGCCACCGGCGGTGAGACCGCCACCGTCGGCGACGCGCTCGCCGGCAAGCGCGGCACCCTGCCCGAGCTGGTGCACGTGCACCCCACCGAGACGCTGCGGGATGCCATCGACATCCTCCGCGAGTACGGCGTGAGCCAGATGCCGGTGGTCAAGGCGGAACCGCCGGTGGTCACCGCCGAGGTGGTCGGCTCGGTCAAGGAACGCGACCTGCTCGACGCCGTGTTCACCGGCAAGGCCCATCTGCACGACCCGATCGAGGGGCACATGTCCGCGGCGCTGCCGATGATCGGCGCCGGCCAGCCGGTCGGCGAGGCCATCGCCCTGCTGGAGCACGAGGACGCCGCGCTGGTGCTGGTGGACGGCAAGCCGAAGGGTGTGCTCACCCGGCAGGACCTGCTCGCCTACCTGTCCACCGCCTGA